The proteins below come from a single Cylindrospermopsis raciborskii Cr2010 genomic window:
- a CDS encoding ankyrin repeat domain-containing protein, whose protein sequence is MIDLLTAAKNGNVQQVRQLLASGFPVDTGDRHGTTALMFAANFGYTEIVRCLLDFGADIDLPRKLHGLTALMLAAAHNQVDVVKLLTSQGANTNAVNEDGSTALMIAVEKGYIETVQNLLDFGADPKIVDQHNEDAFKLAIRQNNRVILNILVKNSQTKGETESLLIMGADNGNLEIVKTSLLYGVNSNLENSDGTTALLAAAAGGHTEIIQVLLDRGAEINHQDQEGETAMHFSVVENHLETVQTLVNRGANLEIRNNLGDTPLILAAFQGYQEIVRVLLDAGADGGKKNLGEFPLTLAAFQGHTETVKVLLESGVNIDVIAEDGKSALVKAIIGNHPEIFQLLLTKGANVNLQDPVGVTPLMYATAQGYTQAVDMLIQAGANVNIKNQGGYTALMIAKSNNYTKTSNLLIQAGAKE, encoded by the coding sequence ATGATTGATTTACTTACGGCTGCGAAAAATGGTAATGTTCAGCAGGTTCGTCAATTACTGGCATCGGGATTTCCAGTAGATACAGGCGATCGCCATGGTACGACAGCATTAATGTTTGCTGCTAATTTTGGCTACACGGAGATTGTACGTTGCCTATTGGATTTTGGAGCTGATATTGATTTACCCAGGAAACTCCATGGTTTAACAGCATTAATGTTAGCTGCTGCACATAATCAAGTTGACGTGGTAAAATTGCTAACATCTCAAGGAGCAAATACAAATGCAGTCAATGAAGATGGAAGCACAGCATTAATGATAGCAGTAGAAAAAGGCTACATTGAGACCGTGCAAAACCTGTTAGATTTTGGAGCAGATCCAAAAATTGTAGACCAACATAATGAGGATGCATTTAAACTAGCAATTAGGCAGAATAATAGAGTTATATTGAACATTCTCGTAAAAAACAGTCAAACTAAGGGTGAAACTGAAAGCCTGTTAATTATGGGAGCAGATAATGGTAACCTAGAGATAGTGAAAACATCTTTATTATATGGTGTTAACTCTAACCTAGAGAATAGTGATGGAACTACAGCACTACTAGCTGCTGCTGCTGGCGGACATACTGAAATTATCCAAGTTCTGTTAGATCGGGGTGCAGAGATTAATCACCAGGATCAAGAAGGTGAAACAGCTATGCACTTTAGCGTTGTCGAAAACCACCTAGAGACAGTGCAAACCCTAGTGAATAGGGGTGCTAACCTAGAAATCAGAAACAATTTGGGAGACACCCCCCTAATTTTAGCAGCATTTCAAGGATACCAAGAAATAGTCAGGGTTCTACTTGATGCAGGAGCAGATGGTGGCAAAAAGAATTTGGGGGAATTCCCCTTGACCTTGGCAGCATTCCAAGGACATACTGAAACGGTCAAGGTTTTATTGGAAAGTGGGGTTAATATCGATGTTATAGCTGAAGATGGCAAAAGTGCCCTAGTTAAAGCTATAATCGGTAACCATCCAGAAATTTTTCAACTACTCCTGACAAAAGGAGCAAATGTCAACCTACAAGACCCAGTGGGTGTCACACCCTTAATGTATGCTACTGCACAAGGATATACCCAAGCGGTGGATATGTTAATTCAAGCTGGAGCAAATGTAAACATAAAAAATCAAGGTGGGTATACAGCCTTAATGATTGCCAAATCTAACAATTATACGAAGACAAGTAATTTATTAATACAAGCAGGTGCGAAGGAGTAG
- a CDS encoding DUF4079 domain-containing protein, whose protein sequence is MSLELTPDVKFGLEFFHPAIMWILLALSLYAAYLGLQVQRTRNAQGEEKKQLIKGKYSDKHHKIGSVLLALMVGGSIGGMAVTYINNGKLFVGPHLLAGLGMTGLIAFSAALAPFMQKGANWARATHILLNFGILGLFIWQAVSGVEIVLKIIGQA, encoded by the coding sequence ATGAGTTTAGAACTTACTCCAGACGTAAAATTCGGTTTGGAATTTTTCCATCCCGCAATCATGTGGATATTGTTAGCGCTGTCATTATATGCAGCTTACTTAGGGTTACAAGTACAGCGTACCAGAAATGCCCAAGGAGAAGAGAAGAAACAACTAATTAAGGGTAAATATAGCGATAAGCACCACAAAATTGGCTCTGTACTCCTAGCGTTGATGGTAGGGGGTTCTATTGGGGGAATGGCGGTTACCTATATTAACAATGGTAAGTTATTTGTTGGCCCCCATCTCCTAGCTGGTTTAGGCATGACCGGTTTAATTGCTTTTTCTGCTGCATTAGCTCCATTTATGCAAAAAGGAGCTAATTGGGCCCGGGCCACACATATTCTATTGAATTTTGGGATTTTGGGACTTTTTATTTGGCAAGCTGTGTCTGGTGTAGAAATTGTTCTCAAAATTATTGGTCAAGCCTAG
- a CDS encoding DUF1997 domain-containing protein: protein MIDTQYTKTFDYRENGIMVANNWEFQSLELGVDELDSSLSSPISHLISEDALTENYEAFPSKFYSHHREFMKMQASSEQVMEYFNCHSAWFIRCAQPMVVHPLGENGYTLVIGRFGAFGYEVEPKIGLELLVPGKNQCQIRSIPIPNYQSPGYHINYNAHMQLIENTPGITRVEWQLDLTVCLQFPKFIRRLPSSLVQSTGDRLLNQVVRQVSRRLTRKVQEDFHGKSES from the coding sequence ATGATTGATACGCAATATACAAAAACTTTTGACTATAGAGAGAACGGAATTATGGTAGCAAATAATTGGGAATTTCAGTCTTTAGAATTAGGAGTAGATGAGCTTGATTCTTCTTTGTCAAGTCCTATATCTCATCTTATTAGTGAGGACGCATTAACAGAAAACTATGAAGCATTTCCTAGTAAATTCTATAGTCATCATCGAGAGTTTATGAAAATGCAAGCATCTAGTGAACAGGTGATGGAATATTTTAACTGTCATTCAGCATGGTTTATACGTTGTGCCCAACCTATGGTAGTTCATCCCCTGGGTGAGAATGGTTATACATTGGTAATTGGTAGATTTGGTGCTTTTGGTTATGAAGTAGAGCCAAAAATAGGTTTGGAATTGTTAGTCCCCGGAAAAAATCAATGTCAAATCCGCTCCATTCCCATCCCCAACTACCAATCTCCCGGTTACCACATTAACTATAATGCCCATATGCAACTCATTGAAAATACACCAGGTATTACCAGAGTGGAATGGCAATTGGATTTAACTGTTTGTTTACAATTCCCCAAGTTTATCAGACGCTTACCAAGTTCCCTCGTACAGTCCACAGGCGATCGCCTGTTAAATCAAGTTGTCCGTCAGGTATCTCGTCGCTTAACTCGTAAGGTACAAGAAGACTTTCATGGAAAAAGTGAGAGTTGA
- a CDS encoding SDR family oxidoreductase, with product MKAFVAGATGQTGQRIVEELVSRNIPVRALVRDEQKARNLLPSQVELIVGDILQPETLVAALGDSTVVLCATGARPSFDPTGPYQVDFQGTKNLVKAAQDRKIQHFVLVSSLCVSQLFHPLNLFWLILVWKKQAEEFIRKSGITYTIVRPGGLKNDDNSDEVIMQGPDTLFEGSISRKKVARVCVESLFEKARWNQIVEIIAKPLSSS from the coding sequence ATGAAAGCATTTGTAGCAGGTGCAACAGGTCAAACAGGTCAGCGGATAGTAGAAGAGCTAGTGTCCAGAAATATTCCCGTGCGAGCGCTAGTGAGAGACGAGCAAAAAGCTCGAAATCTTCTTCCTTCCCAAGTTGAATTAATTGTGGGGGATATTTTGCAACCTGAAACCCTGGTTGCTGCTTTAGGTGACAGCACAGTAGTTTTATGTGCAACTGGTGCTAGACCGAGTTTTGACCCGACTGGTCCCTATCAGGTAGATTTCCAGGGGACAAAAAACCTAGTCAAAGCAGCTCAAGATAGAAAAATTCAACATTTTGTCCTAGTTTCTTCCCTATGCGTTTCCCAGTTATTCCATCCTCTCAACCTATTCTGGTTAATTTTAGTTTGGAAGAAACAAGCCGAAGAGTTTATTAGAAAAAGCGGAATAACTTATACAATTGTGCGACCTGGAGGATTAAAAAATGATGATAACTCTGATGAAGTTATTATGCAGGGTCCTGATACCTTATTTGAAGGTAGCATTTCTAGGAAAAAAGTAGCTCGGGTTTGTGTAGAATCATTGTTTGAAAAAGCCAGGTGGAATCAGATTGTGGAAATAATTGCTAAACCACTCAGTTCCAGTTAA
- the plsX gene encoding phosphate acyltransferase PlsX, with product MGTTGVRIAIDAMGGDYAPAEIVAGALRAKEELGVHILLVGDPQQIEAVIPLKSNRLGIEIVPAQDTIGMDEEPLSAVRRKRGASVNVAMDLVKNNQADAIFSAGHSGAAMASALLRLGRLPGIDRPAIGTVFPTIKAGKPVLILDVGANVDCRPKFLEQFAVMGSIYSQYVLGISEPKVGLLNIGEEENKGNEAAVRAHELLRENTQINFSGNAEGRDVLSGEFDVIVCDGFVGNVLLKFAEAVGGVILQILREELPQGIRGQIGTAILKPNLKRVKQRMDHAEHGGALLLGVNGICFIGHGSSQAPSIFSAIRMAKEAVDNQVLERLQSKYKVLQGEPQ from the coding sequence ATGGGAACGACTGGTGTAAGAATCGCGATTGACGCTATGGGGGGGGACTACGCACCCGCCGAAATTGTTGCTGGCGCACTGCGAGCGAAAGAAGAATTGGGCGTTCACATCTTGCTAGTAGGTGATCCCCAACAAATTGAAGCTGTCATACCCCTTAAAAGCAATAGGTTAGGAATAGAAATTGTCCCAGCCCAGGACACAATTGGCATGGACGAAGAACCTTTAAGCGCTGTTCGTAGAAAGCGTGGAGCTTCTGTCAATGTGGCAATGGACTTAGTTAAAAACAATCAAGCTGATGCTATATTCTCTGCTGGTCATTCCGGAGCAGCAATGGCATCAGCTTTATTACGACTGGGTAGGTTGCCGGGCATTGATCGTCCCGCTATTGGCACAGTATTTCCTACCATAAAAGCAGGTAAGCCAGTATTAATACTTGATGTTGGTGCTAATGTAGACTGTCGCCCCAAATTTTTAGAACAGTTTGCGGTGATGGGTTCGATTTATAGCCAATACGTGCTGGGAATCAGTGAACCAAAAGTGGGATTATTAAATATCGGTGAAGAGGAAAACAAAGGCAATGAAGCTGCTGTGCGTGCTCACGAGTTATTACGGGAAAACACTCAAATTAATTTCAGTGGTAACGCAGAAGGACGTGATGTATTGTCCGGTGAATTTGATGTGATTGTCTGTGATGGATTTGTTGGTAATGTGTTGTTGAAATTTGCGGAGGCGGTAGGGGGTGTAATTTTACAAATACTGCGGGAAGAACTACCCCAAGGTATTAGAGGACAAATTGGCACAGCGATTTTAAAACCTAACCTCAAGCGAGTTAAACAGCGCATGGACCATGCTGAACATGGGGGAGCTTTACTATTAGGAGTCAATGGAATTTGTTTCATTGGCCATGGTAGTTCCCAAGCACCCTCTATTTTTAGCGCCATTCGCATGGCCAAAGAAGCTGTAGATAATCAAGTGCTAGAAAGACTACAGTCCAAATACAAAGTTCTACAGGGTGAACCCCAGTAA
- a CDS encoding beta-ketoacyl-ACP synthase 3, translating to MQNLFLQGIAITGSGSAIAKTTVDNQLLTQLVETSEDWITTRTGICQRQLALPPESLTTLATDASQQAITAAGIKPEDVDLILLATSTPDDLFGSACQVQAEIGAVKAVAFDLTAACSGFVFGLVTAAQYIRTGVYQNVLLIGADVLSRWVDWQDRRTCILFGDGAGAVVLQANKSDRLLGFALKSDGTQNHYLNLSYRGKTQELKPNIHTPIGSYEPITMNGKEVYRFAVQKVPEVIDKALFSANLTVERIDWLILHQANQRIINAVAQRLNIPDHKVISNVANYGNTSAASIPLALDEAVRQGKIQSNDIIVTSGFGAGLSWGAAIFQWGK from the coding sequence GTGCAAAATTTATTCCTACAAGGTATAGCAATTACGGGTAGTGGGTCAGCCATAGCAAAAACTACCGTAGATAACCAGTTGCTCACTCAACTGGTAGAAACTTCCGAGGATTGGATTACCACAAGAACAGGTATTTGTCAACGACAGTTGGCACTACCTCCCGAATCATTAACTACCTTAGCTACTGATGCTAGTCAACAAGCAATAACAGCAGCTGGGATTAAACCAGAAGATGTAGATTTAATCCTGTTGGCAACCTCTACTCCAGATGATTTATTTGGCAGTGCTTGTCAAGTACAGGCTGAAATAGGTGCCGTTAAGGCTGTGGCCTTTGATTTAACCGCAGCTTGTTCTGGATTCGTCTTTGGACTGGTGACTGCGGCCCAATACATAAGAACAGGAGTTTACCAAAATGTACTTCTAATAGGTGCAGATGTCCTCTCTCGTTGGGTAGACTGGCAAGATCGTCGCACCTGCATCTTGTTTGGTGATGGAGCAGGAGCAGTGGTATTGCAAGCTAATAAGAGCGATCGCCTATTAGGATTTGCCCTCAAAAGTGATGGTACACAAAACCACTATCTGAATTTGAGTTACCGAGGTAAGACCCAAGAGCTCAAACCAAATATTCATACTCCTATAGGTAGTTATGAACCCATCACAATGAACGGTAAAGAGGTTTATCGTTTTGCTGTGCAAAAAGTTCCAGAAGTGATAGACAAAGCTCTATTTAGTGCTAATTTGACTGTAGAGAGAATAGATTGGTTGATTTTGCACCAAGCCAACCAGCGAATTATTAACGCTGTTGCGCAAAGACTTAACATACCCGATCATAAAGTAATTAGTAACGTTGCTAATTATGGCAATACCTCTGCTGCTTCTATTCCCCTAGCGTTAGACGAAGCAGTGCGCCAGGGAAAAATCCAATCCAATGATATAATCGTTACATCCGGTTTCGGAGCGGGGTTGAGTTGGGGTGCAGCAATTTTCCAATGGGGTAAATAA
- the fabD gene encoding ACP S-malonyltransferase, protein MTKTAWVFPGQGSQCLNMGIDLLSIESAKAKFDQARNILGWSVDEICQGDEAKLSQTVYTQPCLYVVESIIADLLRERGQKPDLVAGHSLGEYIALYVAGVFDWSTGLQLVKRRGEIMDNAAGGMMAALLNFDRQQLEEEIAKTPGVVLANDNSPAQVVISGIPTAVEAVMSQVKAKRAVALKVSGAFHSPLMKGASEEFQAILKDIAFETAIIPVSSNVDPIPSTNPQVLKERLIEQMTGSVRWREISLQLPQSGIEKVIEIGPGNVLTGLIKRTVQGIELKNIQNLEQISSSPVKGKNHTKTGHS, encoded by the coding sequence ATGACTAAAACTGCATGGGTATTTCCCGGACAAGGTTCTCAGTGCTTAAATATGGGAATAGATCTACTAAGTATAGAATCTGCCAAAGCCAAATTCGACCAGGCCAGAAATATTTTGGGGTGGTCCGTAGATGAAATCTGTCAAGGTGACGAAGCTAAATTATCACAAACAGTTTACACTCAACCCTGTTTGTATGTAGTTGAAAGTATTATAGCAGACCTGTTACGAGAAAGAGGGCAAAAACCAGACTTAGTTGCTGGTCATAGTTTGGGAGAATATATCGCCCTGTATGTAGCTGGTGTATTTGATTGGTCAACCGGATTGCAACTGGTCAAACGACGTGGGGAAATAATGGATAATGCAGCTGGGGGAATGATGGCAGCATTACTTAATTTTGACAGACAGCAATTAGAAGAAGAGATTGCTAAAACACCTGGTGTTGTTTTAGCGAATGATAATAGTCCAGCTCAAGTTGTAATTTCAGGTATACCAACAGCAGTAGAAGCTGTAATGTCACAGGTAAAGGCAAAACGAGCAGTTGCCCTAAAAGTTTCTGGTGCATTTCATTCGCCATTAATGAAGGGTGCATCCGAGGAATTTCAAGCAATATTAAAAGATATAGCTTTTGAGACAGCAATAATTCCCGTATCTTCCAACGTTGACCCAATTCCCAGCACCAACCCACAGGTTTTGAAGGAACGTTTAATTGAACAAATGACAGGTTCAGTAAGGTGGCGAGAAATTTCCTTACAACTACCACAATCTGGGATTGAGAAAGTAATAGAAATAGGACCGGGTAATGTATTAACCGGGTTAATCAAACGTACTGTTCAGGGTATAGAACTGAAAAACATCCAGAATCTTGAACAAATTTCAAGCTCACCCGTAAAAGGAAAGAACCACACGAAAACCGGACATTCTTAA
- a CDS encoding bifunctional serine/threonine-protein kinase/formylglycine-generating enzyme family protein, translating into MQICQNPNCSNPFNLNHSRFCIVCGHDKFGEILRNRYRVLRLLGEGGFSKTYAAEDVDRLDAPCVIKQFFPQVQGTVERAKAAEFFKEEAYRLYELGENHSQIPRLLAYFEQGSSLYLVQEFIIGKTLLEEVKERPYTEAQIRQLLLDLLPVLDFIHHKNVIHRDIKPENIIRRSLDNKLVLIDFGGAKQVTKTTMARQATAIYTLGYAPTEQMAGFACHASDLYALGVTCIRLLTQCLPVQNSYQLKDPLYDPMRAKWLWQEFLQGRGVIVSQQLIYILNRLLQHFAQDRYQSAMEVLYDLQNDFSHTLTSDFNYINSDESKINLGTPIIEVATTQQKLAVNVPPLEIFEFQTMISHQENDKVKHERRIGKFFTEELNKHLYLEMILVPGGSFLMGSPEFQGNGDEHPQHQVIVEPFYMAKYPITQAQWKAVATLPKVTQNLNPNPSKFKGVNLPVENVSWYEAVEFCLRLSLTTGRNYRLPSEAEWEYACRAGTTTAFYFGETITPDLINCNVSQSYIADFGRNFTPQITEVGNLNLANAFGLYDMHGLVWEWCADPWHNNYHGAPRDGSVWDTNGDINRRVLRGGAWNFSAELCRSASRSWNEAEGGLRMSGFRVVLSFYG; encoded by the coding sequence ATGCAAATCTGTCAAAATCCCAATTGTTCTAACCCGTTCAACCTCAACCACAGTAGATTTTGCATCGTTTGCGGACATGATAAATTTGGTGAAATCCTCAGAAACCGCTACCGCGTTTTGCGGTTATTGGGTGAGGGAGGTTTCAGCAAGACGTATGCTGCAGAGGATGTGGATAGATTAGACGCACCCTGTGTAATTAAACAATTTTTTCCTCAGGTTCAGGGAACTGTTGAACGTGCTAAAGCAGCAGAATTTTTTAAGGAAGAAGCTTATCGCTTATATGAACTAGGAGAAAATCATTCTCAAATTCCCCGCTTACTAGCTTACTTTGAACAGGGTTCAAGTTTATATTTAGTTCAGGAATTTATCATTGGTAAAACTCTATTAGAAGAGGTGAAAGAACGACCTTATACTGAAGCTCAAATACGTCAACTGTTATTGGATTTATTACCGGTTCTGGATTTTATTCACCACAAAAATGTTATCCATCGGGATATCAAACCTGAAAATATTATTCGTCGTAGTTTGGATAATAAACTTGTATTAATTGATTTTGGGGGTGCTAAACAAGTCACTAAAACTACCATGGCTAGACAAGCAACAGCTATATACACTTTAGGCTATGCACCAACAGAACAAATGGCAGGTTTTGCCTGTCATGCTAGCGACCTATATGCTTTAGGTGTAACTTGTATACGTCTATTGACCCAATGTTTACCCGTACAAAATAGTTATCAACTCAAAGATCCTCTTTATGACCCTATGAGAGCAAAATGGTTATGGCAAGAATTTTTACAGGGTAGAGGTGTTATAGTTAGTCAGCAATTAATATATATTTTGAACCGTTTGCTACAACATTTTGCCCAGGATAGATATCAGTCAGCAATGGAAGTTTTATATGACCTACAAAATGATTTTTCTCATACCCTAACCAGTGATTTCAATTATATCAATTCCGACGAATCAAAAATTAACTTGGGTACTCCTATTATAGAAGTAGCAACCACCCAGCAAAAACTTGCTGTGAATGTTCCACCCTTGGAAATCTTCGAGTTTCAGACCATGATATCCCATCAAGAAAATGATAAAGTTAAGCATGAAAGAAGAATAGGAAAATTCTTTACAGAAGAACTAAATAAACATCTCTATTTAGAAATGATATTAGTTCCCGGTGGTAGTTTTTTAATGGGTTCACCAGAATTTCAAGGTAATGGGGATGAACATCCCCAACATCAGGTAATTGTTGAACCATTTTATATGGCTAAATATCCCATTACCCAAGCACAATGGAAAGCAGTAGCAACATTACCAAAGGTTACCCAAAATCTCAACCCCAATCCTAGCAAATTTAAGGGGGTCAATTTACCTGTAGAAAATGTCTCTTGGTACGAAGCAGTGGAATTCTGTTTACGTTTATCATTAACCACTGGTAGAAATTATCGGTTACCAAGTGAAGCAGAATGGGAATATGCTTGTCGTGCGGGAACTACTACTGCTTTTTACTTCGGTGAAACTATTACTCCAGACTTAATCAATTGTAATGTTAGTCAATCTTATATAGCGGATTTTGGCAGAAACTTCACTCCACAAATTACAGAGGTTGGTAACCTGAACTTAGCAAATGCTTTCGGATTGTATGATATGCACGGTCTGGTTTGGGAATGGTGTGCTGATCCCTGGCATAATAATTACCATGGCGCTCCTAGGGATGGTAGTGTTTGGGATACAAATGGTGATATTAATCGTCGGGTATTGCGTGGAGGCGCTTGGAATTTTAGTGCAGAACTTTGTCGTAGCGCCAGTCGCAGTTGGAATGAAGCAGAGGGTGGTTTAAGAATGTCCGGTTTTCGTGTGGTTCTTTCCTTTTACGGGTGA
- a CDS encoding aromatic ring-hydroxylating dioxygenase subunit alpha, which translates to MKPKPINSNYTRKPRIFNQPERFIEGWYWVLPSHKLLVGEVKPITILGKELVIYRGEDGLVVIFDAYCPHMGAHLGEGKVKGNELRCFLHHWQYDQEGFCTKIPCLDESIDTTATKSIKARNWPTEEKYGLIWVWTGENPQQSLPFIPELEVAELDIAFGGKFLIHCHPHIVMVNPIDAQHFYNIHRQVWESSFQKQELNENAIIFRYNQQCNNYNSNSPIKILRFLLNPPISYHLCYWYGITMIVRVEIRFLHFQFNCHILYALRLIESGKTTGIRIFIAKKRPGIIGHIYGKFLLWLSKIVINAINYMSNQHGRLFPKPGKNNRNNIQFNLQHPLELDQPIIEFISHLERQKPLKWGTWSWERFTDNQQMESQKPQNVQKWRDDLAND; encoded by the coding sequence ATGAAGCCTAAACCCATAAATTCTAACTATACCAGAAAGCCAAGAATATTTAACCAACCAGAGCGTTTTATTGAAGGTTGGTACTGGGTGCTACCTTCCCATAAATTATTAGTTGGTGAGGTAAAACCTATCACTATTTTGGGGAAAGAATTGGTAATCTATCGTGGAGAAGATGGACTGGTAGTTATCTTCGATGCTTACTGTCCACACATGGGTGCTCATCTTGGGGAGGGTAAGGTGAAAGGTAATGAACTACGTTGTTTTTTACATCACTGGCAATATGATCAAGAGGGTTTTTGCACCAAGATTCCCTGTTTGGATGAAAGCATAGATACTACAGCTACTAAATCTATTAAAGCTAGAAATTGGCCTACCGAGGAAAAATATGGTTTGATTTGGGTATGGACAGGAGAAAATCCTCAGCAATCTTTACCTTTTATTCCGGAGTTGGAAGTTGCAGAACTAGATATAGCCTTTGGTGGTAAGTTTCTCATCCATTGTCATCCTCATATTGTGATGGTTAATCCTATTGATGCTCAGCATTTTTACAATATTCATAGACAAGTATGGGAATCTAGTTTTCAAAAACAAGAACTGAATGAGAATGCAATTATTTTCAGGTACAATCAGCAGTGTAATAACTATAATTCTAATTCTCCAATTAAAATTCTCCGATTTTTGCTTAATCCACCTATCAGCTATCATCTTTGTTACTGGTATGGGATCACAATGATAGTCAGGGTGGAAATTAGGTTTTTACATTTTCAGTTTAACTGTCACATCCTTTATGCACTGCGTTTAATAGAATCAGGAAAAACCACGGGAATAAGAATTTTTATCGCTAAAAAACGTCCAGGTATTATTGGTCATATATATGGCAAATTCCTTCTTTGGTTGAGTAAAATCGTGATTAATGCCATTAACTATATGTCAAATCAACACGGTAGACTTTTTCCTAAACCGGGGAAAAATAATCGTAACAACATTCAGTTTAACTTACAACATCCCCTAGAACTAGATCAACCAATTATAGAATTTATTAGTCATTTAGAGAGACAAAAACCTCTCAAATGGGGAACCTGGAGCTGGGAAAGGTTCACAGACAACCAACAAATGGAGTCACAAAAACCTCAAAACGTCCAAAAATGGCGGGATGACTTAGCTAATGATTGA
- a CDS encoding pentapeptide repeat-containing protein, whose translation MAIETHLTLLKAGAVTWLDWRARNPELQVDLSTSNLRGENFRGANFQNVNLNQVDFSHALLVRADFQDANLSAANLNSAKLVQANLRKANLSVANLQNANLMRANLDGAVLIGADLKNSNLQDAVVTSANLIGTDFYYANLNGVDFAYSKLIRSNLSFANLIGANLIGSNLQDCNLYEAEIINSYLYNTNLSRANLSRSHLGSSYLCRANFMEANLTSADLTGANLKDANLAGANLQGANLRCANLTGANLTGANLQNAILPPVFICN comes from the coding sequence ATGGCAATTGAAACACATCTTACCCTACTCAAAGCAGGTGCTGTTACCTGGTTAGATTGGAGAGCACGAAACCCAGAACTTCAAGTTGATTTAAGTACCTCTAATTTAAGAGGGGAGAATTTTCGTGGTGCTAATTTCCAAAATGTCAATTTAAATCAGGTGGACTTTAGCCATGCTTTGCTGGTAAGAGCAGATTTTCAAGATGCCAATTTAAGTGCTGCTAATCTAAATAGCGCTAAATTAGTTCAGGCAAATCTTAGAAAGGCTAATTTAAGTGTCGCTAACTTGCAAAATGCCAACTTAATGCGTGCAAATTTAGATGGAGCAGTTCTAATTGGAGCAGATCTAAAAAATTCAAACCTACAGGATGCAGTAGTTACCAGTGCCAACTTAATTGGAACTGACTTTTATTATGCCAATTTAAACGGTGTTGATTTCGCTTATAGTAAACTTATACGCAGTAATCTGAGTTTTGCCAACTTAATCGGAGCTAATTTAATTGGTAGTAATTTACAAGACTGTAATTTGTATGAAGCTGAAATTATAAATAGTTACTTATATAACACAAATTTATCCAGAGCCAATTTAAGCAGATCCCATTTAGGAAGTTCCTATTTATGTCGCGCCAATTTCATGGAAGCTAATTTAACTAGTGCTGACCTAACAGGTGCTAATTTAAAAGATGCTAATTTAGCTGGTGCCAATCTTCAGGGAGCGAATCTTAGATGTGCTAATTTAACAGGTGCTAATTTAACAGGTGCCAATTTACAAAACGCCATTTTACCTCCCGTTTTTATTTGTAATTAA
- the clpP gene encoding ATP-dependent Clp endopeptidase proteolytic subunit ClpP — MIPIVIEQSGRGERAFDIYSRLLRERIVFLGQQVDSSLANLIVAQLLFLDSEDPEKDIYMYINSPGGSVTAGMGIFDTMKNIRPNVCTICTGLAASMGAFLLSAGTKGKRMSLPHSRIMIHQPLGGAQGQATDIEIQAREILYHKRKLNEYLAEHTGQPFDRIAEDTERDFFMSPQEAREYGLIDQVIDRHAAGSRPLALL; from the coding sequence ATGATTCCTATCGTTATTGAACAATCGGGTCGAGGCGAACGCGCCTTTGATATCTATTCACGTTTGCTGCGCGAACGGATCGTTTTTTTAGGGCAACAGGTGGATAGCAGTTTAGCTAATCTAATAGTGGCCCAACTGCTGTTCTTAGACTCTGAAGACCCGGAGAAAGATATTTATATGTATATCAACTCTCCCGGTGGTTCAGTGACAGCAGGAATGGGAATTTTTGATACTATGAAGAACATCCGCCCTAATGTGTGTACTATTTGTACAGGACTGGCTGCCAGTATGGGGGCCTTTCTATTGAGTGCAGGTACTAAAGGTAAACGTATGAGTTTACCTCACTCGCGCATCATGATTCACCAGCCATTAGGCGGTGCTCAGGGACAAGCTACAGATATAGAAATTCAAGCTCGGGAAATTCTATATCACAAACGCAAGCTAAACGAATATTTGGCTGAACATACTGGTCAGCCATTTGACCGAATAGCCGAAGATACGGAGCGAGATTTTTTCATGTCTCCCCAAGAGGCCAGGGAATATGGACTTATTGACCAAGTAATTGACCGACATGCAGCTGGTAGTCGCCCCCTGGCCCTACTATAA